AGCAGGCGCTGCTGGGACGCGAGCTCGCGATCGAGCAGGCGCGCTGGGCGTTCAACCGCGTGATCGGCGCCGACGTGAACGCGCCCGCCGTGCTCGCCGACGTCCGCACGCCGCCCGACGTCCCGCCGCTCGAGCGCGCCCTCGAGCTGACCTGGGAGAACAACCCGATCCTGATCGCGCTGCTCGAGGAGCAGCAGCGTCTCGAAGACACCGTGACGGCGCTCGAGCGCTCGCGCTTTCCGCGCTTCGGCGGCGGCGGCGCCATGGACTACTCGACGAGCGACATCCTGACGCCGCCGCAGATCGGCTCGGGCTACGTCGGCTTCAGCTGGGACCTCGGCACCGACATGCGACGCGAAGCGCGGATCGCCGAGGCCCGCATCGAGGCCGAGCGCAACCGCGTCGTCATGCAGCGTCAGATGCGCGAGCTCGAGGCTGCGGTGCGCGCCGCGCACCTCGCGACGATCGAGCGGCTCGCCGCGTACGCCACGGCGCAGGCGGCGCTCGGACAGGCGGAGGAGAACCTGCGCATCCGCGAGCAGCAGTTCGACGTCGGCCGCGCGCAGAGCGACGACGTGCTGATCGCCGAGCGCCTGCTCGCCGAGCAGCGCGCGACGCTGGCAACGGCGCTCTACCAGGCGCACACGCGGCGCGCAGCCCTGCAGCGCTTGATGGGCCTGCCGCTCGACGAGCTCGCGGCGGCGACGAGGAGCAGCTGAATGAGACGAAGCGTCGTGCTTGCGGTCGTCGTGCCGCTGATCGCGGTCGCGGCCGCGGTGTGGTGGGCGCGTCGCGACGGCGGCGAGGTCTACTACACCGGATTCGTCGAGGGCGAGGAGCGCATCATCCGCAGCGAGGTGAGCGGGCGCGTCCTCGAGGTGCCGTTCGGCGAGGGCGACGTCGTGCCGCCCGAAGCGGTGGTCGCGCGCCTCGACCAGCGCGACATCGACGCGCGCCTCGTGGCGAAGCGGCACGAGCTCGAGATGACCGAGGCCGACATTCGCTCGCAGGAAGAGCGCGTCGCGCTCGTCGAGCGCACGTGGAAGACCGGCGTCGACGCGCGGCGCGCGGAGGTGGGGCAGGCGGAGTCGGCGCTGACGCTCGCCGAGCGCACCTACGCGCGCGAGGTCGAGCTGGTGAAGACGGGCGCGAGCACGGCGCAGCTGCTCGACGAGGCCCGCTCGCAGCGCGACCAGGCGCGCGCCGCGCTCGCACGCGCCAAGGACCTGCTCGCGCAGGCGGAAGCCGAGGAGCGCAGCATCGCCGTCAACCGCGCCCAGCTCGCGATGCTGCGCGAGCGCGCGAAGCTGATCCAGGCGCAGATCGCCGAGCTCGAGGTGACGCGCGACAAGTACCTCATTCGCGCGCCCGCGGTGGAGACCGTCGTGCAGACGCAGTTCGTCTGGCCGGGCGAGCTCGCGCAGCCGGGCACGCCGATCGTCGGCGTGCTCGACCCGAAGGACAAGTACGTGCAGATCTACCTGCCGGTCGCGGCGCTGGCGGACGTGCACGTCGGCCAGCGCGTCGAGATCGAGCTCGACAGCGCGCCCGGCCGCCGCATCCCGGGCGAGATCAGCTTCATCGCCGACCAGGCGAACTTCACGCCGGAGAAGATCGAGACGCGGGGCGACCGCCTGGGGCAGGTGTACCGCGCCAAGGTCCGCGTCCTCGAGGACGCGGCGCTGCTCAAGCCGGGCAGCGAGGGGAACGTCTACCTGCTCCCCGCGGAGGCGGAGAGCCACGCCGCCCGACGCTGAGGTGAGCGAGGTGAGCGCCGCTCTGCCGACGATCCGGCTGCGCCGCCTCGTCAAGCACTACGGCGCGCGCCCGGCGCTGCGCGGCGTCGACCTCGACGTCGCGGGTCCGCAGATCCTCGGCGTCGTCGGCCCGGACGGCGCGGGCAAGACGACGCTGCTGCGCACGCTCGCGGGCCTGCTCGAGGTCGAGGCCGACGAGGCGTCGGTGCTCGGCGTCGACCTGCGCGGCGACGTCACGCCGCTCAAGGAGACCATCGGCTACGTGCCGCAGCAGTTCAGCCTCTATCGCGAGCTCACCGTGATGGAGAACGTCCACGTGGTCGCGCGGCTGCACGCGATCCCGCCCCACGAGGTGGAGAGCCGCGCGATGCCGCTGCTCGAGCGCGCCGGGCTCGCGGCGTTCCGCGGCCGTCAAGCAGGAGCGCTCTCCGGCGGCATGAAGCAGAAGCTCGCGATCGCCTGCGCGCTGCTGCCGCAGCCGAAGCTGCTCATCCTCGACGAGCCGACCGCGGGCGTCGACGTCGTGGCGCGCGACGAGATCTGGTCGGTGCTGAAGGAGCGCAAGCACGAGGTGCTGATCCTGATCAGCACGAGCTACCTCGAGGAGGTCGCGAGCTGCGACCGCCTGGTCTACCTCGACGAGGGGCGCGTGGTCGCGGTCGGCACGCCCGAGGAGCTGTGCGCCGCCGTGCCGCTCGAGCTCTACCGCGCGTGGGGGCACGACCCGCGCGCGATCGTCGAAGCGGCGCGCGAGCTGCCGTACGTCGAGCAGGCGCGCGCGCACGGACGTCACGCGCGCATCGAGGTGCGCAGCGACGAGTCCCCCGGCGAGGAGCGCGTGCTGCGCGACCTCTGGGCGCTGCGCGATCGCGGGCTCGTGCTCGCCGAGCGGGTGCCGGTCGACATCGAGTCCATGCTGCTCGAGCTGTCGCGCGACGGACTGGAAGACGCGTCCCGCCGCGCCGAGGAGCCGGCACCCGCGTGAGCGACGGCGACGTCATCATCCGCGCGCGCGGGCTCACCAAGCGCTTCGGCGACTTCGTCGCGGTCGACCACGTGTCGCTGCAGGTCGCGCGCGGCTCGATCTTCGCGTTCCTGGGCGCGAACGGCTCGGGCAAGAGCACGACCATCCGCATGCTGATCGGCATCCTCGAGCCGACCGAAGGCCAGATCGAGGTCGACGGCATCGACGTCATCCGCCACCCGCGTCGCGTGCGCGACCACATCGGGTACATGGGACAGAAGGTGAGCCTCTACCAGGGGCTCACGCTGCGCGAGAACGTCGAGTTCTACGCCGGGCTCTACGGCCTCTCGCGCGCGCAGCTCACCGAGCGCT
This genomic stretch from Candidatus Binatia bacterium harbors:
- a CDS encoding HlyD family efflux transporter periplasmic adaptor subunit; this translates as MRRSVVLAVVVPLIAVAAAVWWARRDGGEVYYTGFVEGEERIIRSEVSGRVLEVPFGEGDVVPPEAVVARLDQRDIDARLVAKRHELEMTEADIRSQEERVALVERTWKTGVDARRAEVGQAESALTLAERTYAREVELVKTGASTAQLLDEARSQRDQARAALARAKDLLAQAEAEERSIAVNRAQLAMLRERAKLIQAQIAELEVTRDKYLIRAPAVETVVQTQFVWPGELAQPGTPIVGVLDPKDKYVQIYLPVAALADVHVGQRVEIELDSAPGRRIPGEISFIADQANFTPEKIETRGDRLGQVYRAKVRVLEDAALLKPGSEGNVYLLPAEAESHAARR
- a CDS encoding ABC transporter ATP-binding protein; the encoded protein is MSAALPTIRLRRLVKHYGARPALRGVDLDVAGPQILGVVGPDGAGKTTLLRTLAGLLEVEADEASVLGVDLRGDVTPLKETIGYVPQQFSLYRELTVMENVHVVARLHAIPPHEVESRAMPLLERAGLAAFRGRQAGALSGGMKQKLAIACALLPQPKLLILDEPTAGVDVVARDEIWSVLKERKHEVLILISTSYLEEVASCDRLVYLDEGRVVAVGTPEELCAAVPLELYRAWGHDPRAIVEAARELPYVEQARAHGRHARIEVRSDESPGEERVLRDLWALRDRGLVLAERVPVDIESMLLELSRDGLEDASRRAEEPAPA